Part of the Henckelia pumila isolate YLH828 chromosome 2, ASM3356847v2, whole genome shotgun sequence genome is shown below.
ttaattttttttataatttataaattaatcacttctacaaaaagtacaatctattgcaaacactcttTTAATGGATTAGTCAAAATTTTGCGAAAAATTAGACTTAATTTTATTTCGGTTTAATCCAATCCTTTCGTTTTGAAAGAATAGATTTTAAGTTGTAATGTAATTGTACTTTTGgatttgacaaataaaatatttttatatttggtatgaataattaataaataaagaagaaaagaaaatgcaAAAAGATTGGAAACCTCACCCCTTCCAGATACATAGACTAAATATCGAGAACAAGTCAATAGCAGTTTCGAATCAAAACGCGTGATGGCTCTATAATACAATTCATACGTTGCGAATCGGGCGTTCGATTTATATACACATTTTTCTCTTGGCTGAGCGAATATTTTGCGATTTTCTATCCGTTTCCGATTTATCCAGTTCTCTGTTTTCAGGTACTTTTTTTGGTTTCCATGTTTCTCTTGTTCTTCTTATATCTCTTTTCTTTGCTTTATTACACAAGTCTTGTTGGGTTTTACCTGTTCTTCAGCTGAGAAATTCTCTGATCCCTCTGCTTATTTCAGCGTGCTCGGTTGATTTCGCCCTTTTCTTGTAACACCCACGATTTGCTGTAGAATTAGAGTTTAGGTTGTAAAAGGCTTGATTTTTTCGGTTGAATTGGTTCAAGTACCTTACAATTCTGAGTGTTTCGTGAATTGGTTTCTTGTTATTCTTTGAACAATCGTCTTtcttgggtttttttttaattattgtacAGCTCAAAAGATTGTAACTTTGTACTTGAACTGGAATTAGGCATTTCTTAGATTGTAACTTCGAGGGATTTGTTTTCGTGATTGTTCTTCAGGAATTATCGTGGCAATTGTTGCTTCTGTTAAAAGTATCTGAAAGGTGTAAATGGGGGAGCATGTGGTGGTAAACGTTGACCAGATCTCAAAACCAGCTACAGTCGAGCCTGGCCAGTTGATGCAGCAGGCTGTGGAATGTGGGCCCACTGGGAAAAGGCCCGAAATTGGGTCCTCATCATCAAAAGCTGTGGAAGACGATAAAGTGGTGGTGGTGTTGGACAATGAGGCAGATGAGGAGGCGCCTCTTATCGGAGTTGGGGAGTGCCGCATTTGTCAGGAGGAAGATTCTCTCAGCAATCTGGAGAGTCCTTGTGCTTGTAATGGTAGTCTTAAGGTAAAGGTTCCATGTTATAACATTTATTGGTTTGGATTGGTTGGTATAATCTGTACTGCTATTTTGTGTATGTATGATTGATCTGTGGTGGTGTGTTTTCTTGAGGAGTTCTGGTGTGAaggtttaatttttaaatatcgCAGTGCTGTGATACACTTAGTGAACATGAAAATTTTGGGCCATTGAAATGTTGATTGTTCTATCCAGACAGCAACATTAGTAAGGATTGAAAAGTTGTAAGGTCCTGGCTTTTTGGAACATTTTTGGCTTAGCAGTATTTCATATTTCGAAAGAGGAAAGTCATGCACGCAAATGGACTAAATTAGCTGATGGTGAAGAAAATGGTTTTTATTCTTCcagttatatattaaaatttatcccaTCCAGTTCCGTCCCCTTAATTCAGCATTTTATTTCTCATAACTTGTTTATCTGTTTTGTGATTTTGTCAGCCTTGCATGTGTCATAGCATCTTTTTCGATCTATTTTTCTTGGAAACAGCAttggttaaatattttactgAATACCATTGTTTTACAGCATGCTCACAGAAAATGTGTTCAACACTGGTGCAATGAAAAGGGTGACATTACTTGTGAGATCTGCCACCAGGTatgtaaattaaaatttgatttttcataCGTGGAGACTGGAGAGAGATTATTTAAATAGATCTCCGCTATTCCCCTGCATCTGCTTCTAGGTCTATCATCTCTGCGCATGTTGCATATGCGTACAAATGTCTTGATCATATCCTAATACTTAGCCATCATCAGAACGTACCTTTTTAATCTCATTTTATGAACCATTATATAAAACCTTCCATATGCGATATAGTTCATCACTCGGAGTTGGTGGTGCTTGCAGCTAACTCAAGTGATAAGATTAGGATGTTAGCAAGTTGTTTTTTCTTTGTACTATTAAATTTTTTCATATGCTGATACATTCATCACTTGACATACAGCCATACCAGCCTGGTTATACAGCACCTCCAAGGCCTCCTCCTGACGAAACAACCATTGATATAGGGTATGTTTTGGTTTTTACACGTTGGAATTAGTTACTCATAATTCTCAACTTTAGTTGCCATTTCTTGATAcagaaagaaaaattaaatagcCTAATGTTCAACATCTTATGGAGTTATTTAATTTGATCTTCCACAATCGCATTGAGTTTCTTGTTTTTTTAATGTTAAAATTGTAGGGGAGTATGGCTGTCTGGCACGCCTCTGGATATGCATGATCCTCGTCTTCTGGCACTTGCAGAGGCTGAACGTCAATTAATTGAATCTGACTATGATGATTACAATGGTACAAACAGTAGTGGGGCTGCCTTTTGCCGGTCAGCTGCTCTAATCGTAAGCATTTGTTACTACAATTTTTTTGGCATTTTCATTTTCGGCCTACTCCATCGAAAGATTCGGAAAGAAAAATGTCAAAGTCAGTGTCAAGTTTGGTTATTTCTGTTGGTTAAAGATGTCTTCATTACCCTGGGAATTAAGATAGAAAACATTTATAATTTATTCCATTTGAATTTTCTTGGACAAATAGAGCTCGAATATTTGGTAAATAGACATTTCTCACATGTTGCAAGTGCAGCTTGAAGTAAATTAATCCTATTTGAATTGGCAGTTAATGGCTCTTCTGCTACTGCGCCATGCTCTGTCCATCTCTGATGATGGAGATGCGGAAACAGATGGAGATCAACAAGATGCGTCAACTTTCTTCTCCGTGAGTGGATATTAACttctcatgttttaattttatgttactttgagaaaaaaaaatgaaaaagtgTTGCTCAAATTTCCGGATCATTATACATACTGACTATTCAATGAATGCAGTTGTTCATACTTCGAGCCGTTGGCTTTCTTTTGCCTTGCTACATTATGATCTGGGCCATCAGTATTTTGCAGCGACGACGACAAAGACAGGTAAACATGAGTATCACTCAGCTCATTGTAAAGCTTAAACAAGGAAAATTGTTGATTTTAGTCTCGTAACTATGGATGTGAAGCAATTGTCAATTTTATCGTGTCCTTTTCACTCGTATTTCTAATTTTCTATTTAGGGATATATTtgcaaattaaaatcaaatattataataCTTTTAATGGGCTAAAATGATAATCACTTATAATTTCATATTGAAGTTTATGGTAAGCATTACTAATTTATTAGAGAGTAAATTGTTTGGAGTCTTTGTAATTTTCATGCAGAATTTAAATTTTAGCGTCACGGGGCGACTAAAATTTTCAGTCAGGAATCTCATAGTTGAGAAATGTTACTGGAAAATTTGAAGCATCTGTGTGAAAAGACTTTAAATCGATTCTTGtggaataaaataaattgaCGACTAAAGCAAAATAAAGATATTACACCACCTTAGTCAAGAACTAATGACCATTTTCCTTTAGATTAATGTAAACCTGTGTTAATCTTTCGTTGCACCTGTGATTTTGTTTTGCAGGAAGCGGCAGCATTGGCAGCTACACAATTTGCAATTGTGGTTCAATCAGCTCAAAGACAAGGCCTTCTGGTAACCTCAGCTGCACCGCCAGTCACTTCACAGGCCACCCCTCAACCAGAACATCCTCAAAGAAACGAAAGTTAACACCCATCACCAACCGACTCCTCGTAATAGGCTGGAAAAGATCCATTAATGCATCGAGTTCTCCTTTTTCgtttcattttcttttattctggGGTACAATCCGCCTGTGTATATGAATCAGTTCTCAGATGAGCTTAAAACTTGGTGAACTGGTTTAGAGCATCAGCGATCTCTTCGGTCAAACATATATAAAATGGATCAAAACTGTATGTGTTCGATGAATTTTCTGTGTCGttctataattgatatttgataccAGTTGGTTAACTATTTACCGAAGACGTGCACTACCCATTCTGGAAAATGAATGGTTCTGTGTGGTAGTCTTATTCTCCGATTAATCAGTGGCAGCAACATAAAGTAGCTGATTGTTCTAAATGCTATTGCTTTGAGACTCTGCCACTAAACGAAAGATTCCTTGCATTTCCCTAATTTTATATTCGTAGCTTTTTAGTACAACGCTTGAAACATACATCATCAATATCAATACTATCAAAAGCAAGGAAGTGgtctctttcaaaaaaaaaaaaaaaaaaaaaggaaatggTTAAGTCTAATAATAGCTTAAAGAGAGCTACTTGAACGGGTCTTGAAACAAAGACGCGAGAGAGTGGCAAAAAAGGCATAAAAGAAACAGGGTAATAATACAAGAAATCAAGATTGGATTTTTGGCGCATAGGAATGAGCGCTTGGAATTCATTCTAAAGCAAGATCTCCGAATGATAAAGCTAATGTTTAGGTTTTTGAGGAAGATGTTCCATTCCCCAATTATCCTTTCTCTTGCCATTTTTGCTTTATGAATGATTAGAGAAGAAGTGCTTTGGCTGCTCAAACTTTGTTTCGTAAAGAGTAAGGAAGGCTTACTCACAACAGAACCTACATGTCATATGACAGAGCGGAATTGTATGCCATGTAAGCAAACCGAATTAGCTAGTGGAATAACCACAGGAAAAACTTGGTGCATCCGAGTGGACTCGAACGTTAGCGATGATACTCATAT
Proteins encoded:
- the LOC140881499 gene encoding uncharacterized protein; translation: MGEHVVVNVDQISKPATVEPGQLMQQAVECGPTGKRPEIGSSSSKAVEDDKVVVVLDNEADEEAPLIGVGECRICQEEDSLSNLESPCACNGSLKHAHRKCVQHWCNEKGDITCEICHQPYQPGYTAPPRPPPDETTIDIGGVWLSGTPLDMHDPRLLALAEAERQLIESDYDDYNGTNSSGAAFCRSAALILMALLLLRHALSISDDGDAETDGDQQDASTFFSLFILRAVGFLLPCYIMIWAISILQRRRQRQEAAALAATQFAIVVQSAQRQGLLVTSAAPPVTSQATPQPEHPQRNES